The following coding sequences are from one Formosa haliotis window:
- a CDS encoding DUF5683 domain-containing protein: MQSKFFITTLLSLFFCLNSLAQDDGKEPSAEPKKTADSLVVDTPSLTKPVTEAVIATDSVQTKAPKIDSRFIDPLAPARAAFYSAVLPGLGQAYNRKYWKIPIVYAALGTGIYFYIDNNKAYNSYRDAYKRRLAGFTDDEYYGRVSDDGLINAQDQLRRNKEMSLLITFGLYALNIIDANVDAHLLQFNIDDNLTLSPHYKYNEMEDTSNLGLTFNFKF, encoded by the coding sequence GTGCAAAGTAAATTTTTTATAACTACCCTACTCTCACTTTTTTTTTGTTTAAATAGCCTTGCGCAAGACGACGGAAAAGAACCTTCTGCAGAACCTAAAAAAACTGCCGACTCTTTAGTCGTGGACACTCCAAGCCTTACAAAACCAGTTACAGAAGCTGTTATAGCAACAGACTCTGTACAAACAAAAGCTCCAAAAATAGATTCTAGATTTATAGATCCTTTGGCGCCTGCAAGAGCTGCCTTTTACTCGGCTGTACTTCCTGGTTTGGGTCAGGCGTATAACAGAAAATACTGGAAAATACCTATCGTTTATGCCGCCTTAGGTACGGGGATTTATTTCTATATAGATAATAATAAAGCGTATAATAGTTATCGCGATGCCTACAAACGAAGACTGGCCGGTTTTACAGACGATGAATACTACGGCCGAGTGTCTGACGATGGCTTAATAAACGCACAAGACCAATTGCGCCGTAACAAAGAAATGTCACTACTTATTACCTTTGGGTTATATGCCTTAAATATTATTGATGCCAACGTAGACGCGCATTTATTACAGTTTAATATTGATGACAATTTAACGTTATCACCACATTACAAATACAACGAGATGGAAGACACCTCGAATCTCGGACTCACCTTTAACTTTAAATTTTAA
- the dapB gene encoding 4-hydroxy-tetrahydrodipicolinate reductase, which yields MKIALLGYGKMGKTIEQIALKRGHDIVIKASIEDPEYDITQADIAIDFSMPNAAVGNISNCLNNGIPVVSGTTGWLEDYDKMTALCKEKQGGFIYASNFSLGVNIFFELNKTLAKMMSTLDQYNISMEEVHHTQKLDEPSGTAISLANDIISEHKSYEKWALNTPETHTIPIVAKREPEVPGTHVVTYDSDVDSITIEHKAHNRQGFALGAVIAAEWLLGKTGVYSMKDVLNIG from the coding sequence ATGAAAATTGCATTATTAGGATACGGAAAAATGGGTAAAACCATAGAACAAATTGCCCTAAAACGTGGCCATGATATAGTAATTAAAGCCAGTATAGAAGATCCAGAATACGATATTACCCAAGCCGATATTGCTATCGATTTTAGCATGCCAAATGCTGCTGTTGGAAATATTTCAAACTGCTTAAATAATGGTATTCCTGTGGTTTCGGGAACAACGGGTTGGTTAGAAGATTACGATAAAATGACAGCTTTATGTAAGGAGAAACAAGGTGGTTTCATTTATGCGTCAAACTTTAGTTTAGGGGTTAATATCTTTTTTGAATTGAATAAAACACTTGCAAAAATGATGAGTACTCTAGACCAATATAATATTTCTATGGAAGAGGTGCATCATACTCAAAAACTAGATGAACCTAGCGGTACGGCAATTTCATTAGCAAACGATATCATTTCAGAGCATAAAAGTTATGAAAAATGGGCCTTAAACACCCCAGAAACACATACCATTCCTATTGTGGCAAAGCGCGAGCCCGAAGTACCTGGAACTCATGTTGTGACCTACGATAGCGATGTCGATTCTATTACTATTGAACATAAAGCACACAACCGTCAAGGTTTTGCTTTAGGTGCTGTAATCGCTGCCGAATGGTTATTAGGAAAAACAGGTGTTTACAGCATGAAAGATGTGTTAAATATTGGTTAA
- the lepB gene encoding signal peptidase I — protein sequence MTLTQWFIFFIIIQIIHGLGTWKLYVKAGRQAWEAFIPVYNAVVLMKIINRPWWWTILLFLPIVNLIMFPVVWVETARSFGKNTTLDTIFAIVSLGFYNYYLNYAADLNYIEDRSLEPRTSAGDWISSILFAVVAATIVHTYIIQPFTIPTSSLEKTLLIGDFLFVSKLNYGPRIPQTTLALPMVHDSIPKTKLKSYIADDNLATKDHSLKNKTLLPYLRLPGFQKIKRNDIVVFNWPVDTVKAFFQTPDRSYWKPIDKKSNYVKRCVGMPGDSLEVRDGYVFINGKQNELPDRAKLQFSYLVQPKSVQFNPKELADRYGITDRFGIINDKNTYMFMSITDKAVAQFKNHPNVESITPIKEEKGARDSRIFPHNPNYNWNNDFFGPLYIPEAGKTIDINVDVLPLYKRVITEYEGNTLQVKGNQIYINDAPANTYTFKQDYYWMMGDNRHNSQDARTWGFVPFDHVVGKPVFIWMSWDQNGKPRWDRFFTTVGGSGKPVSYLIPALVIFALLFGFNSYRKRKKANA from the coding sequence ATGACTTTAACTCAGTGGTTCATTTTTTTTATAATTATCCAAATCATCCATGGATTAGGAACTTGGAAACTCTACGTAAAAGCAGGTAGACAAGCTTGGGAAGCCTTTATTCCGGTTTACAATGCCGTAGTTTTAATGAAAATTATAAATAGACCGTGGTGGTGGACCATCCTCCTATTTTTACCTATCGTTAACTTAATTATGTTTCCGGTAGTATGGGTAGAAACCGCTAGAAGTTTTGGAAAAAATACGACTCTAGATACCATTTTTGCCATTGTAAGTCTAGGGTTTTACAATTACTATTTAAACTACGCTGCAGATTTAAACTATATTGAAGATCGTAGTTTAGAACCTAGAACCAGTGCTGGAGACTGGATTAGTTCTATACTATTTGCTGTTGTTGCCGCAACCATTGTGCACACGTATATCATTCAACCATTTACCATTCCTACGTCATCTTTAGAAAAAACCTTGCTTATTGGCGATTTCTTATTTGTAAGTAAATTAAATTACGGACCACGAATCCCGCAAACAACCTTGGCCTTACCCATGGTACATGATTCGATTCCGAAAACCAAACTAAAGTCTTATATCGCCGACGATAATTTGGCGACTAAAGATCACTCTTTAAAAAACAAAACCCTTTTACCTTATTTAAGATTACCCGGATTTCAAAAAATTAAACGTAACGATATCGTGGTGTTTAACTGGCCGGTAGATACTGTAAAAGCTTTTTTCCAAACACCAGACCGCAGCTACTGGAAACCAATAGATAAAAAATCTAATTATGTAAAGCGTTGTGTAGGGATGCCTGGCGACTCTTTAGAGGTTAGAGATGGTTACGTGTTTATAAATGGGAAACAAAATGAATTACCAGATCGCGCTAAGCTACAGTTTAGTTATTTAGTACAACCTAAATCTGTGCAATTCAATCCTAAAGAATTAGCAGACCGTTACGGTATTACAGATCGTTTTGGGATTATTAACGACAAAAACACTTATATGTTTATGTCGATTACAGATAAGGCTGTTGCCCAGTTTAAAAACCATCCAAACGTAGAAAGTATCACACCTATTAAGGAAGAAAAAGGCGCTAGAGATTCTAGAATTTTCCCTCACAACCCAAATTATAATTGGAATAACGATTTCTTCGGCCCTTTATATATTCCTGAAGCTGGAAAAACGATAGACATAAATGTAGATGTTTTACCGCTTTACAAACGCGTAATTACAGAATACGAGGGCAACACACTACAAGTAAAAGGAAATCAGATTTATATTAACGATGCTCCTGCAAATACCTATACGTTTAAGCAAGATTATTACTGGATGATGGGAGATAACCGTCATAATTCGCAAGATGCTAGAACTTGGGGATTTGTACCTTTCGATCACGTTGTGGGAAAACCTGTATTTATTTGGATGAGTTGGGATCAGAACGGGAAACCACGTTGGGATCGTTTCTTTACAACTGTTGGAGGTAGCGGAAAACCTGTATCTTATTTAATTCCTGCGCTTGTTATTTTTGCTTTATTATTCGGATTTAACAGCTATAGAAAACGTAAAAAAGCAAACGCTTAA
- a CDS encoding WbqC family protein, with amino-acid sequence MSLNVLLHPTYFPNIAHMAAIVQADGVSFEMDDNFAKQTYRTRTYIYAANGKLLLNIPVIYTQKNRQKYRDVKISNTENWQSLHWKSLLSAYKTSPFFEYYEDDLRPLFEMKAEFILDFNLKCFEVISDCLQLEKSIQKTEEFKHDIADASDLRSLVNPKTDLNFQNDAYTQVFDDKHGFINNLSILDLLFNEGPNALDYLETQDLSL; translated from the coding sequence ATGAGTTTAAATGTTCTTTTACATCCTACCTATTTCCCCAATATAGCACATATGGCAGCCATTGTACAAGCCGATGGGGTGAGTTTTGAAATGGATGATAATTTTGCTAAGCAAACCTATAGAACGCGAACTTATATTTATGCTGCCAACGGAAAATTATTACTGAATATTCCTGTAATTTATACTCAGAAGAACCGTCAGAAATATCGTGATGTAAAAATTTCGAATACCGAAAATTGGCAAAGTTTACACTGGAAATCGTTGCTTTCAGCTTATAAAACATCACCTTTTTTTGAATATTATGAAGATGATTTGCGTCCGCTTTTCGAAATGAAAGCCGAATTTATTTTAGATTTTAATTTGAAATGTTTCGAAGTCATTTCTGATTGCCTTCAACTTGAAAAATCGATTCAAAAAACAGAAGAATTCAAGCACGATATTGCTGATGCTTCAGATTTAAGATCTTTGGTAAACCCGAAAACTGATCTTAATTTTCAAAACGATGCGTATACTCAAGTTTTTGATGATAAACACGGTTTTATAAATAATTTAAGCATTCTAGACCTGTTATTCAACGAAGGTCCAAACGCTTTAGATTATCTAGAAACCCAAGATCTTTCGCTATAA
- a CDS encoding DUF6122 family protein — protein MLQSFIHYGIHFLGPLCVALLFYKSRWKFAYVIMLCGMLIDLDHLLATPIFSPGRCSINYHPLHSYWAIALYVILLVPKKTRLIGLGLVIHIIADTIDCSMM, from the coding sequence ATGCTACAGAGTTTTATACACTATGGCATCCATTTTTTAGGACCATTATGCGTTGCCCTGTTATTTTATAAATCTCGTTGGAAATTCGCGTATGTAATTATGCTTTGTGGCATGCTTATCGATTTAGACCATTTATTAGCCACACCAATATTTAGCCCTGGACGATGTAGTATAAATTATCATCCGCTTCACTCCTATTGGGCCATTGCTCTATATGTAATCTTATTAGTTCCGAAGAAAACCCGACTCATTGGCTTGGGCTTAGTTATCCACATTATTGCCGATACAATAGATTGTAGTATGATGTAA
- a CDS encoding arylsulfatase, which produces MKLKIQLLGILSVFMVGCTNQQKNTKQETSKNTSPNFLVIVADDLGYTDLGAFGGEINTPTLDGLAQEGLQFTNFHVLPTCSPTRSSLMTGNDNHVAGLGVMSETIYPAIEGLPGYAGHLSKQVAALPEVLAAGGYNTYMSGKWHLGETDDQSPFARGFQETFSFAEGAASHWSDMRALGAETSVTYRRNGKPVTTLPKDFYSTKNFTDSIIHFIDKNKIDEKPFLAYLSFTAPHDPLHAPAEYIAKYKGRYDKGWDELRKERVKALLGKGIISEDVAQEVLSQNVMVQPWATLDEQSKKEKARDMEVYAAMVDYIDVSVGRVIDYLKANNLYDNTIILFFSDNGANGAPATAYPGNADGKYLSTFNNDLDNRGLPNSFVDMGAGWAQASSANFRMFKSFTSEGGIKSPLIIKPLGKKSSPGMNKSLLHVSDIMPTLLDYAGIEYPKEVNGTPVKAPIGESFKTVLNGSETQKQRNKGIGYELFEMKAYIKDDWKILRLVAPFGNGDWQLYNLAEDPSELNDLSETNPKKRKELIDAYQAYVKENEVFDHQGLFDEGFKQAYGQ; this is translated from the coding sequence ATGAAATTAAAAATTCAACTTTTAGGAATTCTTTCCGTATTTATGGTAGGTTGTACTAACCAACAAAAAAATACGAAACAAGAAACAAGCAAAAATACAAGTCCAAATTTTTTAGTCATCGTAGCTGATGATTTAGGGTATACAGATTTAGGTGCTTTTGGTGGAGAAATTAATACTCCAACATTGGATGGCTTAGCTCAGGAAGGCTTACAGTTTACTAATTTCCACGTTTTACCTACGTGTTCACCTACACGTTCGTCATTGATGACGGGAAACGACAATCATGTTGCAGGGCTTGGAGTTATGAGTGAAACCATTTACCCAGCAATTGAAGGCTTGCCTGGTTATGCTGGTCACCTTTCAAAACAAGTAGCTGCCTTACCTGAGGTTTTAGCTGCAGGAGGCTATAATACATATATGTCAGGTAAATGGCATTTGGGTGAAACGGATGACCAAAGCCCTTTTGCCAGAGGGTTTCAGGAAACTTTCTCCTTTGCCGAAGGTGCAGCGAGCCATTGGAGTGACATGCGGGCATTAGGTGCTGAAACCTCTGTTACCTATAGACGCAATGGTAAGCCAGTTACTACACTTCCCAAAGATTTCTATTCCACCAAAAACTTTACGGATTCCATTATTCATTTCATCGATAAAAACAAAATAGACGAAAAACCATTTTTGGCCTATTTGTCATTTACCGCTCCACACGACCCGCTGCATGCGCCAGCAGAATATATCGCGAAATACAAAGGACGTTATGACAAAGGTTGGGATGAACTTCGCAAAGAACGAGTGAAAGCCTTATTAGGAAAAGGAATTATCTCAGAAGATGTTGCTCAAGAAGTGCTAAGTCAAAATGTAATGGTGCAACCTTGGGCGACTTTAGATGAACAATCAAAAAAAGAAAAGGCCCGAGACATGGAAGTGTATGCCGCTATGGTAGATTATATAGATGTCTCGGTAGGTCGCGTTATAGACTATCTAAAAGCTAATAATCTCTATGACAATACCATTATTCTATTCTTTTCAGATAATGGCGCCAATGGTGCTCCAGCAACTGCTTACCCTGGAAATGCCGATGGAAAGTATCTTTCTACCTTCAATAACGATCTAGACAATAGAGGTTTACCTAATTCTTTTGTCGATATGGGTGCTGGATGGGCACAGGCCTCGTCTGCAAACTTTAGAATGTTTAAAAGTTTCACTTCCGAAGGCGGAATCAAATCGCCTTTAATTATTAAACCTTTAGGTAAAAAGTCATCTCCGGGCATGAACAAGAGCTTGCTCCATGTTTCCGATATTATGCCAACCCTTCTTGATTATGCAGGTATTGAATATCCAAAGGAAGTAAACGGAACACCTGTAAAAGCACCTATTGGCGAATCCTTCAAAACCGTATTGAATGGAAGCGAAACGCAGAAGCAGCGTAATAAAGGTATTGGTTATGAATTGTTTGAAATGAAAGCCTACATCAAAGATGATTGGAAAATACTGCGCCTTGTAGCTCCTTTTGGAAACGGAGATTGGCAATTGTACAATTTGGCCGAAGACCCTTCAGAGTTAAACGATTTATCAGAAACAAACCCTAAAAAAAGAAAGGAACTCATTGATGCTTATCAAGCTTACGTAAAAGAAAACGAAGTATTTGATCATCAAGGTTTATTTGATGAAGGGTTTAAACAAGCCTATGGTCAATAA
- a CDS encoding Crp/Fnr family transcriptional regulator — MENLDFFLETAKENDLTEKVVKQLIDLSTIEHVKSKTVILDYGQKCDTVYFILNGAFITKAWDEEKQIEKTINFNIDSFLPYLTNPESYFSNAVSEKCIQAISDSTVMRFFKSDLEKIVDENKKYARHYNKMIIDGLIVENQIRTKLLTYSPKKFYSFLVSDYPEIIQNIPSKHIASFLGISDVWLSNLKKEH, encoded by the coding sequence ATGGAAAATTTAGACTTTTTTCTTGAGACTGCTAAAGAAAATGATCTTACTGAAAAGGTAGTTAAACAATTAATAGATCTATCAACAATAGAACACGTAAAATCTAAAACGGTGATTTTGGATTACGGTCAAAAATGCGATACAGTATATTTTATTCTAAATGGTGCTTTTATAACCAAAGCATGGGACGAAGAGAAGCAAATTGAAAAAACAATAAACTTTAATATCGATTCTTTTCTGCCTTATTTAACGAATCCAGAATCCTATTTCTCAAATGCAGTAAGTGAAAAATGTATACAAGCCATTAGCGACTCCACTGTTATGCGGTTTTTTAAGAGTGATTTAGAAAAAATAGTGGATGAGAACAAAAAATATGCTAGGCATTACAATAAAATGATAATTGATGGATTGATTGTTGAAAATCAAATTAGAACAAAATTGTTAACCTACTCTCCAAAGAAATTTTACAGCTTTTTAGTAAGTGATTATCCCGAAATCATTCAAAACATCCCTTCTAAGCACATCGCTAGCTTTCTGGGGATTTCAGATGTTTGGCTTAGTAATCTAAAAAAAGAACATTGA
- a CDS encoding endonuclease/exonuclease/phosphatase family protein, with translation MKKLNVIDKLIFFVNSVLATLLLLSYILPFFPPKNFATLSVLSLTVPVLIIVNALFALYWLLKVKRQMILSMLVLGIGYFYLGSLFKFTSSPQIEDEENLSVMSYNVRLFNIYNWIPNPDIGIDISRFVEEQHPDILSIQEYHPKNKGADFSFYNYQYIQLAGAQQQFGQAIFSQYPIINKGSVTFPDTPNNAIFADIVKGQDTIRVYNIHLQSLRINTEVGALKKQTTKQLLKSIGHTFALQQSQAELFLAHKAQCNYKMIITGDLNNTACSYVYRKIKGNLNDTFREAGNSFGRTYNFKFFPVRIDFIFTDENFNVNSFKTFDAVYSDHYPIMTKVSLK, from the coding sequence ATGAAGAAGCTTAACGTTATTGATAAATTAATCTTTTTCGTCAATTCGGTTCTCGCTACCTTATTACTCTTATCGTATATTTTACCTTTTTTTCCGCCTAAAAACTTTGCTACGCTATCGGTTTTAAGCCTTACCGTGCCTGTGCTCATTATAGTCAATGCATTGTTTGCCTTATATTGGTTGTTAAAGGTAAAACGGCAAATGATTTTGTCTATGCTAGTTTTAGGTATCGGGTATTTCTATTTAGGATCTTTATTCAAATTTACGTCATCGCCGCAAATAGAAGACGAAGAAAACCTATCGGTAATGAGTTACAACGTCCGGTTATTTAATATTTATAATTGGATTCCTAATCCAGATATTGGTATCGATATTTCGCGCTTTGTAGAAGAACAACACCCCGATATATTGAGTATTCAAGAATATCATCCAAAAAATAAAGGGGCCGATTTTTCATTTTATAATTATCAATATATCCAGTTGGCAGGGGCACAACAGCAATTTGGGCAGGCCATTTTTTCTCAATACCCTATAATAAACAAAGGCTCGGTTACTTTTCCAGATACACCAAATAATGCCATTTTTGCCGATATTGTAAAAGGGCAAGATACCATTAGAGTGTATAATATTCACTTACAATCGCTTCGAATAAATACAGAAGTAGGAGCGTTAAAAAAACAAACAACCAAGCAATTATTAAAGAGCATTGGTCATACCTTTGCTTTGCAACAGTCTCAAGCCGAACTGTTTTTGGCACATAAGGCACAATGCAATTACAAAATGATAATTACAGGCGATTTAAACAATACAGCCTGCTCTTATGTGTACCGGAAGATTAAAGGCAATTTAAACGATACCTTTAGGGAAGCAGGAAATAGCTTTGGAAGGACCTATAATTTTAAATTTTTCCCCGTTCGAATCGATTTTATTTTTACCGACGAGAATTTTAATGTAAACAGTTTTAAAACCTTCGATGCCGTCTACTCCGACCATTATCCTATAATGACGAAAGTGAGTTTGAAATAA
- a CDS encoding rhomboid family protein, with protein sequence MNTLNQDIKQKLSHLNVLEKIIAINVVVFFVGFILQALTSTLPSHSSLLWFELPSQFSEVLLAPWSIITYAFVHYDFIHMLFNMLWLYFIAQWFLNLFNKKLAINVYFLGAIAGAAMFVLGYSLLPNVFYTGNRLVGASAAVRALLVFMCAYMPQMDLRFFMFNVKLWIVGAAIVALDVVGLFGPNSGGNLAHIGGALLGLFYALQYKKGNDIGKGFEALVDTVTGWFSKTKKSPLKTVHKRTKKDMAGYNKEEFDAFTKQKRIDIILDKISKSGYDSLTKEEKEFLFKAGK encoded by the coding sequence ATGAACACGTTAAATCAAGATATAAAACAAAAATTATCACATTTAAATGTTTTAGAAAAGATAATAGCCATTAACGTTGTTGTCTTTTTTGTTGGGTTTATATTGCAAGCATTAACCTCTACTTTACCTAGTCATTCTAGTTTATTGTGGTTCGAATTACCAAGTCAGTTTTCCGAAGTTTTATTGGCACCTTGGTCTATTATTACTTATGCTTTTGTGCATTACGATTTTATCCACATGCTATTTAATATGCTGTGGTTATATTTTATTGCGCAATGGTTTTTAAATCTTTTTAATAAAAAATTAGCCATCAATGTTTATTTTTTAGGCGCTATTGCGGGTGCGGCCATGTTTGTTTTAGGCTATTCGTTGTTGCCAAATGTATTTTATACAGGAAATCGATTGGTGGGTGCCTCGGCTGCTGTGCGGGCACTTTTAGTGTTTATGTGTGCCTATATGCCGCAAATGGATCTTCGGTTTTTTATGTTTAATGTAAAATTATGGATTGTTGGTGCAGCCATAGTTGCGCTAGATGTTGTAGGATTGTTTGGCCCTAATTCCGGTGGAAATTTAGCACATATAGGAGGCGCTCTATTAGGTCTGTTTTATGCTTTACAATACAAAAAAGGGAACGATATAGGTAAGGGATTCGAAGCGTTAGTAGATACCGTTACAGGATGGTTTTCTAAAACAAAAAAATCGCCACTTAAAACGGTTCATAAACGTACTAAAAAAGATATGGCCGGTTATAATAAAGAAGAGTTTGATGCCTTTACAAAACAAAAACGCATAGATATTATTTTAGATAAAATAAGTAAAAGTGGCTATGATAGTTTGACTAAAGAAGAAAAGGAATTTCTTTTTAAAGCGGGAAAATAA
- a CDS encoding rhomboid family intramembrane serine protease, translating to MNRITDTVKHLIIINVIMFIGTMVVGGGTLFYDWFALHFPKNEAFQPWQIFTHMFMHGGFMHIAFNMLALWMFGSPVEQQFGTKKFLFFYISSGLGAALLMLGYYYFQFHSGMSALNAAGFSQTETLSTLRSGYAMYDTRWAQVLDGEQLGKFVSVFNGTMVGASGAIMGVLVAFGMLYPESKLMMIFLPIPIKAKYFIPGIIALDLISALTGQSFFSPSNTAYVAHVGGALTGFLIMWYWKKTQFNKNRWD from the coding sequence ATGAATAGAATTACCGATACAGTTAAGCACCTTATAATCATAAATGTTATTATGTTTATTGGGACCATGGTCGTAGGTGGCGGAACTTTGTTTTATGATTGGTTTGCTTTGCATTTTCCTAAGAATGAAGCATTTCAGCCCTGGCAAATATTTACGCATATGTTTATGCACGGTGGTTTTATGCACATCGCATTTAATATGCTAGCCCTTTGGATGTTTGGTTCGCCGGTAGAACAACAGTTTGGAACTAAAAAGTTTTTGTTTTTTTATATATCCTCGGGCTTAGGAGCAGCACTGTTAATGCTCGGGTATTATTATTTCCAGTTTCATTCGGGAATGTCTGCATTAAATGCTGCAGGATTTAGTCAAACCGAAACCTTATCAACCTTACGTTCGGGTTATGCCATGTACGATACCCGTTGGGCTCAGGTATTAGATGGAGAGCAATTGGGGAAATTTGTAAGTGTGTTTAATGGTACTATGGTAGGAGCCTCTGGAGCTATTATGGGGGTTTTGGTAGCTTTCGGTATGTTATATCCAGAGTCTAAATTGATGATGATTTTTTTACCAATTCCTATTAAAGCCAAATATTTTATACCGGGAATTATTGCCTTAGATCTTATTTCTGCATTAACCGGTCAGTCCTTTTTTAGTCCGAGTAACACCGCTTATGTGGCTCATGTTGGAGGTGCATTAACCGGATTTTTAATTATGTGGTATTGGAAAAAAACACAATTTAACAAAAACCGTTGGGATTAA
- the mutL gene encoding DNA mismatch repair endonuclease MutL: MADIIQLLPDHVANQIAAGEVVQRPASVVKELLENAIDAKSSTIKLLVKDAGKTLVQVIDDGIGMSVTDARLSFERHATSKIRSAEDLFQLNTKGFRGEALASIAAIAHVELKTKQEQDEVGTAITIEGSEIVSQDVVVTPTGTSIAVKHLFFNIPARRNFLKSNTVEIRHIIDEFQRVALAHPSISFVMYHNGSEMFNLPQSNYRQRIVNIFGPKTNEKLVPVNEDTDVLKISGFVGKPEYAKKSRGEQFFFVNQRFIKSAYLNHAITAAFEGLIKEGTHASYFLNLEVNPQTIDINIHPTKTEIKFDDEHTLYAILRASVKHSLGQFNIAPVLDFERDANLDTPYDYSNKSASTPTIEVDRSFNPFNTEKAAAPSRSSSYSGRKETSTAGWESLYVGMESKGTKSKQDFSEIQFESVESTASMFDEVQMAPKQTTYQLQNKYILNTIKSGMLVIDQHRAHQRVLYEDFLKFITGKDTVSQQLLFPLQIQLSKQEHDIVFQLKSDLEHAGFVFQNFEDHMVEIIGLPINVPESEVSIILEQLISDVEHEVPDANFSAADLLAKSLAKSLAIKSGQSLTQIEQDHLVNSLFACKEPNVSPTNRPTFITMTVDELDKKFM, translated from the coding sequence ATGGCAGATATTATTCAACTTTTACCAGACCACGTAGCGAATCAAATTGCTGCGGGCGAGGTAGTACAACGGCCAGCTTCTGTAGTTAAAGAATTATTAGAAAATGCTATAGACGCCAAGTCTTCAACTATAAAATTATTGGTTAAAGATGCTGGTAAAACTTTAGTACAAGTGATAGATGATGGTATTGGTATGAGTGTTACCGATGCACGTTTAAGTTTTGAACGTCATGCAACCTCTAAAATCCGATCGGCCGAAGATTTATTTCAACTTAATACCAAAGGTTTTCGCGGGGAAGCTTTAGCCAGTATAGCGGCCATTGCTCATGTAGAGTTAAAAACCAAACAAGAACAAGACGAAGTTGGTACGGCAATTACTATTGAAGGGAGCGAGATTGTGAGTCAAGATGTGGTCGTGACGCCTACAGGTACATCGATAGCTGTTAAGCATTTGTTTTTTAATATCCCGGCGCGCCGTAATTTCTTAAAGTCGAATACTGTAGAAATCCGCCATATTATCGATGAGTTTCAGCGTGTGGCCTTAGCACATCCAAGCATTAGCTTTGTAATGTACCACAACGGTTCAGAAATGTTTAATTTGCCACAAAGTAATTACAGACAGCGAATTGTTAATATTTTCGGACCAAAAACAAACGAAAAGTTAGTTCCTGTAAACGAAGATACCGATGTTTTAAAAATATCTGGTTTTGTTGGAAAACCGGAATACGCTAAAAAATCTAGAGGCGAGCAATTCTTTTTTGTAAATCAAAGGTTTATAAAAAGTGCCTATTTAAACCATGCAATTACCGCTGCTTTCGAGGGGTTGATTAAGGAAGGAACACATGCGAGTTATTTCTTAAATTTAGAAGTGAATCCGCAAACCATCGATATCAATATACATCCTACAAAAACAGAAATTAAGTTTGATGATGAACATACCTTATATGCCATTTTAAGAGCTTCTGTTAAGCATAGTTTAGGGCAATTTAATATTGCTCCAGTTTTAGATTTTGAAAGAGATGCAAATCTCGATACGCCTTACGATTATTCAAACAAATCGGCAAGTACGCCAACCATAGAAGTGGATAGATCTTTTAATCCGTTTAATACAGAGAAAGCTGCTGCACCTTCTAGATCATCGTCCTATTCTGGACGCAAAGAAACTTCTACTGCAGGATGGGAAAGTTTGTATGTAGGCATGGAATCGAAAGGCACTAAATCGAAGCAAGATTTCAGCGAAATTCAATTTGAAAGTGTAGAAAGTACGGCATCTATGTTCGATGAAGTCCAGATGGCTCCTAAACAAACTACCTATCAACTTCAAAATAAATATATATTAAATACCATTAAATCGGGGATGTTGGTTATCGATCAGCATCGAGCCCATCAGCGTGTGTTATACGAAGATTTTTTAAAGTTTATTACAGGAAAAGATACGGTCAGTCAGCAGTTATTATTTCCCTTACAAATTCAGTTGTCTAAGCAAGAACACGATATCGTTTTTCAGCTTAAAAGCGATTTAGAACACGCAGGGTTTGTGTTTCAAAATTTTGAAGACCACATGGTAGAAATTATTGGATTGCCAATTAATGTGCCAGAAAGCGAAGTAAGTATTATATTAGAGCAGTTAATTAGCGATGTAGAACACGAAGTTCCCGATGCTAATTTTAGCGCAGCCGATTTATTAGCAAAATCGTTAGCAAAAAGTTTGGCCATAAAATCTGGGCAGTCTCTAACGCAAATAGAACAAGATCATTTAGTGAACAGTTTGTTTGCTTGTAAAGAACCTAATGTTTCGCCAACAAACAGACCTACATTTATTACCATGACGGTTGATGAATTAGATAAAAAATTTATGTAA